The proteins below come from a single Dinghuibacter silviterrae genomic window:
- a CDS encoding fibronectin type III domain-containing protein — MPKLYAALLVLICVCLKMEVSGQSVINPSDTIVNYTKSSTPTQPPNGTIGKWGRTPSLSWNTTEYKCYILNGSPFRVHFPKTYNPTANDGKKYPLFIFFHGLGEAGPVTDNETQLYHGGQFFQTSVDNGTFDGYVLCMQSTGFFSSGQYTAISSIIDYMIANNKVDISRIVINGLSAGGQACWGFFQAYAQYVAGVLPMSAMSLSFEAPSIVNQLKYTPYWYFQGGQDVAPAPATTAQVLPYFYAAGANFNYTLFTTQGHDTWDSAWLEPNFFTFVNACNIANPWPLFGRTTFCPGDSIKETLGMVPGATAYQWRLNGTVIPGATADSLVVTKAGTYDCRLERGTVWTPWSPVPVNIVVQATTQTPNIALVKPQTVALPGADGTNTVGLTLPVGDSAYAWYKVGSSSVIGTNQSITVSSPGDYYVIGTPKFSCHSLPSAVFEVINAGGPNAPTAASSLVANSLGFTRVGLSWATQPNPTNPPTAFEVYRGTKSGGPYTYLGQTTPSVLNWTDSVGLKAGTPYYYVIRAIDTTGAAPLSGETSVTTNSDKIPPSAPGNVTVTGTTNTTIYITWGAATDNVSVDHYNIYVNGQLSNVTSNTSFILNGLTKGNWYSIYVVAVDGSGNVGPRTPQVDAQAIYSGLAYNFYISGPALTSCAQLTSLTPTAQGISPNTLINLYTGTASVNFGYIWSGYITIPVSGSYKFATSSSDGSELWFNSLTPTGTPTVNNNKVQTTVTQVTSSSMNLTAGTYPICIAYFKQTGTASMTVQWSSFAVNGNSGFVAIPNKYFAGTPTSPGTVPNRPTNVKATASAYNQVNLSWTDNSNNETGFEVYRSTAVTGPFNIVTTLPAGSTSFTDNSVSSSTAYYYEVQAINGAGGSGFDSLSQGGLLYRFYQRTYGSPLPDFDTATATATGRLTNFSLTPAGASPKNISFKYTGILNVTSAGSYTFSTTSAAASKLYIGTYNAAGVVVNNDFQQNATTRSGTTTLAVGKYPLFVAYDDGTQTATLSVTWKVPGATTSVAIPDSAFANANWTATTPPLPGAPVTPTLTATALSSKKISLSWTDTSSAITGYTLNRSVGDSAHFQLLSIINSGSTTSYVDTGLFGHQTYYYQLLATGPGGSSALTAATGATTLDNPPVVAPIPNTTIRYGTTGTINVSATDADGDPLAFTGLNLPAFVKLTDNGNGTAVLTLSPAQTDSNTYVGIGVTVTDGHGGSTNGTFTLTVNNNYPPVITAVAAQTVNTGSTLSIPLTATSPSGDNMVFSVSGVPNNYTLNAGPNGSDTLVLNPTFGAKGSYTVTVTCTDNTGGVTTSTFPLTVNFVNPTRTAYLRIMAGDSVGTPWNNITGQVTTGILDNSGNPFPWTFNFNTSWWGGAALGPNTGNNSGVYPDAVLHDFWFFGDYGAPDTVYPTLSGLDTTKLYNITLYAGSVFNYVPDNGTTVYQSEGQTVQLYVQNNTQNTVSLTNLKPDSTGTITIKMSKLNASTPIGYVNALVVTQLFDDGTAPLSPYNLNAALNTSGSGVVLTWSDSAYNETGYEIWRATSTSGPWTQLLPNAPAKATTATDTTTAGFTTYYYKVRALNGHGWSNYTNVASVTTPDKVPTLNAVGNISLNWGTADTIQVTTTGSTGNTVTLAATGLPNFATFTDNGNGTGQLIITAPDSTSGTYTGNVITMTDIADSTRTSTFSITVKNPVVTSVYVHFSDGVNNGATPWNNVSIAPAPGYNQGGLLNDANQNSGMTLTYSNGFAGLLNAGEETGNNSGVFPDGVLRSCLYESAQKTDSILFSGLNPATKYNFVIYSGTDWGVAGSTSFSLLGQTKTINPAFNTQNLLQFSNLTPRANGTVSLGVTKASAAQYGYLNDVIIQGFDPTKLTILGPSNLHTTAITRTSVALAWTDNSWNSTGVEVWRATDASGGKYSKLATLAAGTTTYTDANLSSNTTYYYTVRVLLAAVPSTYSNPVSATTSGYAIYMQFNQPNLNIAGLPWNSMNQQPVTGTTWNSLYDDQGMPTSTNVVLTGLWAGTSNLGMQTGNNSGAVPDAVMQDCYVLFAGQSGGFTISGLNIYNRYDVTFFNSLNFQSDAGTAFVVNGQKVILNASLNTSSTVTAYGIQPDQTGTITINVAPITPSTEYGIIQAIILRAYSPDANTVPTPPVTTATVPNQLATITGVTSDATTTPTITETDTTIHAYPNPFKTTFTLHVPAVNNGDRALVEMYSVGGERVYSNAFKGLVAGSNYLTIQPEGALQTGIYIVKVNMNEGTAKTATIKVMKQ; from the coding sequence ATGCCTAAGCTCTACGCTGCTCTTTTGGTTCTGATCTGCGTTTGCTTGAAAATGGAAGTGTCCGGACAGTCTGTTATCAACCCGTCTGACACCATCGTCAACTACACCAAGTCGAGCACTCCCACCCAGCCGCCCAACGGCACCATCGGCAAATGGGGCAGGACCCCTTCGCTGAGCTGGAACACGACGGAGTACAAGTGTTACATCCTAAACGGTTCCCCCTTCCGGGTGCACTTCCCGAAGACGTATAACCCCACGGCGAACGACGGCAAAAAATACCCGTTGTTTATCTTCTTTCACGGCCTCGGGGAAGCGGGTCCGGTCACGGATAACGAAACCCAGCTTTACCATGGCGGGCAGTTCTTCCAGACTTCGGTGGACAATGGCACCTTCGACGGCTATGTCCTTTGTATGCAGAGCACGGGCTTTTTCTCCAGCGGTCAATACACCGCTATTTCCTCGATCATCGACTATATGATCGCGAACAACAAGGTGGATATATCCCGGATTGTGATCAACGGCCTCTCGGCGGGTGGTCAGGCGTGCTGGGGATTCTTTCAGGCGTATGCACAGTACGTCGCAGGGGTGTTGCCGATGTCGGCGATGTCCCTGTCCTTCGAAGCGCCTTCGATCGTCAACCAGCTGAAATATACGCCCTACTGGTATTTCCAGGGTGGACAGGACGTGGCACCGGCACCGGCCACCACCGCCCAGGTCCTACCCTATTTTTATGCAGCGGGCGCTAACTTCAACTATACGCTTTTCACCACCCAGGGACACGACACCTGGGACAGCGCCTGGCTGGAACCCAACTTTTTTACTTTTGTCAATGCCTGTAATATAGCCAACCCCTGGCCCTTGTTTGGGCGTACGACTTTTTGCCCCGGGGACAGCATCAAAGAAACCCTGGGCATGGTACCGGGGGCGACGGCTTACCAATGGCGTTTAAACGGGACCGTGATCCCCGGTGCGACGGCGGACTCGCTCGTCGTTACCAAGGCGGGTACGTATGACTGCCGGCTCGAACGCGGCACGGTATGGACCCCCTGGTCGCCGGTGCCCGTAAACATCGTCGTCCAGGCGACGACGCAAACACCGAACATTGCGCTGGTCAAACCGCAGACCGTGGCTTTACCAGGAGCGGACGGTACCAATACCGTCGGCCTGACCCTGCCTGTGGGGGATTCGGCCTATGCCTGGTACAAGGTGGGTTCGTCCAGCGTAATCGGGACGAACCAGAGTATTACGGTCAGCAGCCCCGGTGATTATTACGTGATTGGCACCCCGAAATTCTCCTGTCACTCGCTGCCCTCAGCCGTTTTCGAGGTCATCAACGCCGGCGGGCCCAACGCCCCCACGGCAGCCTCCAGCCTGGTCGCCAATTCACTGGGCTTTACCCGTGTAGGGTTGAGCTGGGCGACACAGCCTAATCCTACCAATCCCCCGACGGCCTTCGAGGTGTATAGGGGCACCAAAAGCGGCGGGCCTTATACCTACCTGGGCCAAACCACACCCTCCGTGCTTAACTGGACGGATTCCGTCGGTTTGAAGGCGGGTACACCCTACTACTACGTGATCCGCGCCATAGACACGACCGGGGCCGCGCCCTTGTCCGGTGAGACCAGCGTGACGACCAATTCCGACAAGATACCGCCCAGCGCGCCGGGCAACGTCACCGTCACCGGGACCACGAACACGACGATTTACATCACCTGGGGCGCCGCCACGGACAACGTGAGCGTGGACCACTACAATATTTATGTCAACGGGCAATTAAGCAACGTTACCTCCAATACGTCTTTTATCCTCAACGGGCTTACCAAGGGAAATTGGTATTCGATCTATGTTGTGGCGGTGGACGGCAGCGGCAACGTCGGCCCGCGTACACCCCAGGTGGACGCACAGGCGATTTACTCCGGCCTGGCGTATAACTTTTATATATCCGGCCCCGCGCTTACGTCCTGCGCGCAACTGACCTCCCTCACGCCGACGGCGCAGGGTATCAGCCCCAACACCCTCATCAACCTGTATACCGGAACAGCAAGCGTCAACTTCGGCTATATCTGGAGCGGTTATATCACCATCCCGGTGTCGGGGAGCTATAAGTTCGCCACGTCTTCTTCCGACGGAAGCGAGCTTTGGTTCAACAGCCTTACCCCCACGGGGACGCCTACCGTCAACAACAACAAGGTACAAACCACCGTCACCCAGGTGACCAGTTCCTCCATGAACCTGACGGCGGGGACCTACCCGATCTGTATCGCCTACTTCAAACAGACCGGCACCGCTTCGATGACCGTCCAATGGAGCAGCTTCGCGGTCAACGGCAACTCCGGCTTTGTCGCGATCCCGAACAAATACTTTGCAGGTACGCCGACATCTCCGGGAACCGTCCCCAACAGGCCGACGAACGTCAAGGCCACGGCCAGTGCCTACAACCAGGTCAACCTGAGCTGGACCGACAATTCCAACAACGAGACCGGGTTCGAAGTGTATCGCAGCACGGCGGTCACCGGCCCGTTCAATATCGTCACGACCCTGCCCGCGGGTTCGACGAGCTTTACGGACAACAGCGTATCCAGCAGCACGGCGTACTACTACGAGGTGCAGGCCATCAACGGCGCCGGTGGTTCCGGGTTTGACTCCCTGTCCCAGGGCGGTCTGCTCTACCGCTTCTACCAGCGCACCTATGGCAGCCCGTTGCCCGACTTCGACACCGCGACCGCCACTGCTACCGGCCGCCTGACCAACTTCTCGCTGACCCCCGCCGGGGCGTCTCCCAAGAATATCTCCTTCAAGTACACCGGTATCCTCAATGTGACGAGCGCCGGGAGCTATACCTTCTCCACCACTTCCGCCGCCGCCAGCAAGCTGTATATCGGCACCTATAATGCGGCGGGTGTCGTCGTCAATAACGACTTCCAACAAAACGCGACGACCCGTTCCGGCACCACGACCCTGGCCGTCGGCAAGTATCCTTTGTTCGTGGCGTATGACGACGGTACGCAGACCGCCACGTTGAGTGTCACCTGGAAAGTACCGGGCGCCACTACCAGCGTGGCCATTCCGGACTCGGCGTTTGCCAACGCCAACTGGACCGCGACCACACCTCCGCTGCCCGGAGCGCCGGTCACCCCCACCCTGACGGCCACGGCCCTGTCGTCGAAGAAAATTTCGCTTTCCTGGACGGACACGTCCAGCGCCATCACCGGGTACACGCTGAACCGCTCCGTCGGTGACTCGGCCCACTTCCAGTTGCTGTCCATCATCAACAGCGGAAGCACAACGTCCTACGTGGATACCGGTCTCTTCGGCCACCAGACCTATTATTATCAGCTCCTGGCCACCGGACCCGGCGGTTCTTCCGCCCTGACCGCCGCCACCGGCGCGACGACCCTGGACAACCCGCCGGTGGTTGCCCCGATCCCGAACACGACGATTCGCTACGGCACCACCGGCACGATCAACGTCAGTGCCACGGACGCCGACGGGGATCCCCTGGCCTTTACAGGGTTGAACCTGCCCGCCTTTGTCAAACTGACGGACAACGGCAACGGCACGGCGGTGTTGACCCTGAGCCCGGCCCAAACCGATTCGAACACCTACGTTGGTATCGGCGTGACCGTCACCGACGGACACGGCGGCTCCACCAACGGCACCTTTACGCTGACGGTCAACAACAATTACCCGCCCGTGATCACCGCGGTGGCGGCCCAGACCGTCAACACCGGCAGCACCCTTAGCATACCGCTGACGGCTACCTCACCGAGCGGAGACAACATGGTCTTTAGCGTGAGCGGGGTACCCAACAACTACACACTGAATGCGGGCCCCAACGGGTCCGATACGCTGGTGCTCAACCCCACCTTCGGGGCGAAGGGCAGCTATACGGTCACCGTTACCTGTACCGACAATACCGGGGGTGTGACGACGTCCACTTTCCCGTTGACGGTGAATTTCGTCAACCCGACCCGCACCGCTTACCTGCGCATCATGGCGGGGGATTCGGTGGGCACGCCGTGGAACAACATCACCGGCCAGGTCACCACGGGCATCCTGGACAATTCCGGCAACCCCTTCCCCTGGACCTTCAACTTCAATACCTCCTGGTGGGGTGGCGCCGCCCTCGGGCCCAACACCGGCAACAACAGCGGGGTTTACCCGGATGCCGTCCTGCATGACTTCTGGTTCTTCGGAGACTATGGGGCGCCGGACACGGTGTATCCCACGCTGAGCGGCCTGGATACCACCAAGCTCTACAACATCACCCTGTACGCCGGCAGCGTCTTCAACTACGTGCCGGACAACGGGACCACGGTTTACCAATCCGAAGGACAAACCGTTCAGCTCTACGTACAAAACAATACACAGAACACCGTCTCGCTGACCAACCTCAAACCGGACAGCACGGGTACCATCACCATCAAGATGTCGAAGCTGAATGCAAGCACCCCGATCGGGTATGTCAACGCCCTGGTGGTTACACAGCTCTTCGACGACGGTACCGCACCGCTCAGCCCGTATAACCTGAACGCCGCGTTGAATACGTCGGGCTCGGGTGTTGTCCTGACCTGGTCGGATTCGGCGTACAACGAAACCGGGTACGAGATCTGGAGGGCCACCAGCACTTCCGGTCCCTGGACCCAGCTCCTGCCGAACGCTCCCGCCAAGGCGACCACCGCCACGGATACGACGACGGCCGGGTTTACGACCTATTATTACAAAGTAAGGGCCCTGAACGGTCATGGCTGGTCGAACTACACCAACGTAGCGTCCGTCACCACCCCCGACAAGGTACCCACGCTGAATGCCGTCGGCAACATCAGCCTGAACTGGGGCACTGCCGATACCATCCAGGTGACCACGACCGGCTCCACCGGCAACACGGTAACCCTGGCGGCCACGGGCCTGCCGAACTTCGCCACCTTTACGGACAACGGCAACGGCACGGGCCAGCTCATCATCACCGCCCCGGACAGCACGTCCGGCACGTATACCGGCAATGTCATCACCATGACCGACATCGCCGATTCGACCCGCACGTCCACGTTCAGCATCACGGTGAAGAACCCCGTGGTCACCTCGGTCTATGTTCACTTCTCCGATGGCGTGAACAACGGGGCAACCCCCTGGAACAACGTGTCGATCGCACCGGCCCCCGGTTATAACCAGGGCGGTCTGCTCAACGACGCCAACCAGAACTCCGGCATGACCCTCACCTATTCCAACGGCTTTGCCGGTCTGCTCAACGCGGGTGAGGAAACGGGGAACAACTCCGGGGTATTCCCGGACGGCGTTCTGCGGTCCTGTCTCTACGAGAGCGCCCAGAAGACGGACTCCATCCTCTTCAGCGGCCTGAACCCCGCGACGAAGTACAACTTCGTCATCTACAGCGGCACCGACTGGGGCGTGGCTGGTTCGACGAGCTTCTCGCTGCTCGGTCAGACCAAGACCATCAACCCGGCCTTCAATACCCAAAACCTGCTCCAGTTCAGCAACCTGACGCCCAGGGCCAACGGCACGGTATCGCTGGGTGTGACCAAAGCATCCGCGGCCCAGTACGGTTACCTGAATGACGTCATCATCCAGGGCTTCGATCCTACGAAGCTGACGATCCTCGGACCCAGCAACCTCCACACAACCGCCATCACGCGGACGTCGGTGGCCCTGGCCTGGACCGACAATTCATGGAACTCGACCGGTGTGGAAGTATGGCGCGCCACGGATGCATCGGGCGGGAAGTACAGCAAGCTCGCCACCCTGGCGGCAGGTACGACCACCTATACGGATGCCAACCTCAGCTCCAACACGACGTATTATTATACGGTCCGCGTCCTGCTGGCCGCGGTGCCTTCGACCTACAGCAACCCTGTATCGGCCACGACGAGCGGCTACGCGATCTATATGCAGTTCAACCAGCCGAACCTGAACATCGCCGGTTTGCCCTGGAACTCGATGAACCAGCAACCCGTCACCGGTACGACCTGGAACAGCCTGTACGACGACCAGGGTATGCCCACCAGCACCAACGTCGTCCTCACCGGTCTCTGGGCAGGTACCTCCAACTTAGGTATGCAAACGGGGAACAACTCCGGCGCCGTTCCGGACGCCGTCATGCAGGATTGCTACGTGCTCTTTGCGGGCCAGTCCGGCGGGTTCACGATCAGCGGTCTGAACATCTACAACCGGTACGACGTGACGTTCTTCAACAGCCTGAACTTCCAGTCCGACGCGGGTACCGCCTTCGTCGTGAACGGACAAAAGGTGATCCTGAACGCCTCGCTGAATACCTCGTCCACGGTGACCGCCTACGGCATCCAGCCCGACCAGACCGGCACCATCACGATCAACGTCGCGCCCATCACGCCCAGCACGGAATACGGTATCATCCAGGCCATCATCCTGAGGGCCTACAGCCCGGATGCCAACACCGTTCCGACGCCCCCGGTCACCACGGCTACCGTCCCGAACCAACTGGCGACGATCACGGGTGTGACCAGCGACGCTACGACGACCCCGACCATCACCGAAACCGATACCACCATCCACGCCTACCCGAATCCGTTCAAGACGACCTTCACCCTCCACGTGCCGGCCGTCAACAACGGAGACAGGGCCCTGGTGGAAATGTACAGCGTCGGCGGGGAAAGGGTATACAGCAACGCGTTCAAAGGCCTGGTGGCCGGTAGCAACTACCTCACCATCCAGCCCGAGGGCGCCCTCCAGACAGGCATTTATATCGTGAAAGTGAATATGAACGAAGGAACGGCAAAGACAGCCACGATCAAAGTCATGAAACAATAG